The following are encoded in a window of Sphaeramia orbicularis chromosome 20, fSphaOr1.1, whole genome shotgun sequence genomic DNA:
- the htr5ab gene encoding 5-hydroxytryptamine (serotonin) receptor 5A, b, with amino-acid sequence MTYSNTSILTANFSGASEGHDSGGNIYRPFSVFSVLTLTLLAMLVAATFVWNLLVLVTILRVRTFHRVPHNLVASMAISDVMVAALVMPLSLVHELNGRLWKLGRVLCQVWISFDVLCCTASIWNVTAIALDRYWSITRHLEYTLKTRKKISNVMIALTWLLSSIISLSPLFGWGETYSEGMKCQVSQEPSYTIFSTFGAFYLPLCVVLFVYWKIYKAAKFRIGSRKTNTITPMAEVKEETQQPQMVFTVRHATVTFQTDGDTWREQKEKKAALMVGILIGVFVLCWIPFFITELIVPLCSCDIPPIWKSIFLWLGYSNSFFNPLIYTAFNKNYNNALRNLFSRQR; translated from the exons ATGACGTATTCCAACACCAGCATACTGACAGCCAACTTCAGCGGCGCTTCAGAGGGTCATGACTCCGGGGGAAACATCTACCGGCCTTTCTCTGTTTTCAGCGTCCTCACTCTTACATTACTGGCCATGCTAGTTGCGGCCACTTTTGTGTGGAACCTTCTGGTGCTGGTGACCATCCTGAGGGTGAGGACATTTCACCGTGTGCCCCACAACCTGGTGGCTTCCATGGCCATCTCCGACGTGATGGTGGCCGCCCTGGTCATGCCGCTCAGCCTCGTCCATGAGCTTAACGGCCGTCTGTGGAAACTTGGGCGTGTTCTGTGCCAAGTGTGGATCTCATTTGACGTGCTCTGTTGCACAGCCAGCATCTGGAACGTGACAGCCATCGCACTGGACCGCTACTGGTCCATCACCAGGCATCTGGAGTACACACTCAAGACGCGCAAAAAGATCTCCAACGTGATGATCGCCCTGACGTGGCTGCTGTCGTCCATCATCTCCCTGTCACCTCTCTTTGGTTGGGGAGAGACCTACTCAGAAGGGATGAAGTGCCAAGTGAGCCAAGAGCCGTCCTACACCATCTTCTCCACCTTTGGTGCGTTTTACCTGCCGCTTTGTGTGGTGCTGTTTGTCTATTGGAAGATATACAAGGCTGCCAAGTTCAGGATCGGCTCTCGCAAGACCAACACGATCACACCAATGGCTGAG GTAAAAGAAGAAACCCAGCAGCCACAGATGGTGTTTACTGTGCGACACGCTACTGTGACCTTCCAGACAGATGGCGACACGTGGCGTGAGCAGAAGGAAAAAAAGGCAGCGCTGATGGTAGGCATTTTGATTGGCGTGTTCGTACTTTGCTGGATCCCCTTCTTCATCACCGAGCTCATTGTCCCGCTGTGCTCCTGCGACATCCCACCCATCTGGAAAAGCATCTTCCTGTGGCTGGGCTACTCCAACTCCTTCTTTAACCCGCTCATATACACCGCCTTTAACAAGAACTACAACAATGCCCTGAGGAACCTCTTCTCCCGCCAGCGCTGA